One region of Polynucleobacter sp. Adler-ghost genomic DNA includes:
- a CDS encoding CaiB/BaiF CoA-transferase family protein, with translation MSIRPLDGITVVSLEHAIAAPFCTRQLADLGARVIKVERPGAGDFARAYDERVNGMSSHFTWVNRSKESLTLDLKQESALAALKMLLKTADVLVQNLAPGAAARMGLTAELLQKDNPGLILCDISGYGNNGPYRDKKAYDLLIQSEAGFLSVTGTPETPSKAGNSIADIAAGMYAYTNVLVALLQRGKTGKGSTIDVSMLESLGEWMSYPLYYAYEGATPPPRNGASHATIYPYGPFKAGDGGTIMLGLQNDREWVLFCEVVLENLTLAKDERFDKNFKRNEKRDELLSIIDACFSKLTTEQVIAKLDKAQIANARLNDMQGLWNHDQLKARERWVQVGSPVGPIPAMLPPGSNNSFDYRMDDIPAVGQHTEAILSELGIAATEIKVMRSQGAI, from the coding sequence ATGAGTATTCGCCCCTTAGATGGCATCACTGTAGTTTCCCTAGAACACGCTATTGCCGCCCCTTTTTGCACGCGCCAATTAGCTGATTTAGGTGCGCGTGTTATTAAGGTTGAGAGGCCTGGTGCCGGAGACTTTGCCCGCGCCTATGATGAGCGCGTCAATGGCATGTCCTCTCACTTTACTTGGGTCAACCGCTCCAAAGAAAGCTTGACCTTAGATCTCAAACAAGAATCTGCGCTAGCAGCACTGAAGATGCTACTCAAAACAGCTGACGTCCTAGTACAAAATTTGGCGCCTGGTGCCGCAGCACGCATGGGACTGACTGCAGAGCTCTTGCAAAAAGACAATCCGGGTTTGATTTTGTGCGACATCTCAGGTTATGGAAATAACGGCCCTTATCGTGACAAAAAGGCTTATGACCTGTTGATTCAAAGTGAAGCTGGGTTCTTATCTGTTACCGGCACACCAGAAACTCCTAGTAAAGCAGGTAACTCGATTGCTGATATTGCTGCAGGCATGTATGCGTACACCAATGTACTGGTGGCACTATTACAGCGGGGTAAGACTGGCAAGGGATCTACGATTGATGTTTCTATGCTCGAGTCTTTGGGTGAATGGATGAGTTATCCACTCTATTACGCTTATGAGGGTGCAACACCCCCTCCTCGCAATGGTGCATCTCATGCCACGATCTATCCTTATGGGCCATTTAAAGCTGGTGATGGCGGCACTATCATGCTGGGATTACAAAATGATCGTGAGTGGGTTTTATTCTGTGAAGTGGTACTTGAAAATCTAACCCTCGCCAAAGATGAGCGCTTTGATAAAAACTTCAAACGTAATGAAAAGCGCGATGAATTACTCTCCATCATTGATGCGTGTTTTAGCAAACTCACTACCGAGCAGGTCATAGCAAAGCTAGATAAAGCTCAAATCGCCAATGCCCGACTTAACGATATGCAGGGTTTATGGAATCACGATCAACTCAAAGCTCGCGAGCGCTGGGTACAAGTCGGGTCACCGGTAGGTCCCATTCCAGCAATGCTTCCGCCTGGTAGCAATAACAGCTTCGACTACCGCATGGATGACATTCCTGCGGTGGGGCAGCATACCGAAGCAATCCTATCTGAACTTGGTATTGCCGCAACTGAAATTAAGGTGATGCGCAGCCAAGGGGCGATTTAA
- a CDS encoding acyl-CoA dehydrogenase family protein, with the protein MNHPIPKPDQYQDMREALRDLCSSFDSAYWQKVDHERDYPEAFVDAMAQAGWLAALIPEEYGGSGLGLAEASVIMEEINFSGGNAGSCHGQMYNMGTLLRHGSDLQKKLYLPKIATGELRLQSMAVTEPSTGTDTTKLKTTAVKKGDKYIVNGQKVWISRIQHSDLMILLARTTPLAEVKKKSEGMSIFIVNLKDAIGNGMAIQPIANMVNHETNEVFFDNLEIPAENLIGEEGKGFKYILDGLNAERVLIAAECIGDAYWFVDKSRRYANDRVVFDRPIGKNQGIQFPIADSFIETEAANLMRFKACELFDNNQACGAESNMAKYLAAKASWEAANVCLQTHGGFGFANEYDVERKFRETRLYQVAPISTNLIYSYVAEHILGLPRSF; encoded by the coding sequence ATGAATCACCCCATCCCCAAGCCAGACCAATATCAAGATATGCGTGAAGCTTTGCGCGACCTCTGTAGCAGCTTTGACTCTGCTTACTGGCAAAAGGTAGATCATGAGCGTGACTATCCAGAGGCGTTTGTAGATGCCATGGCCCAAGCGGGCTGGTTAGCGGCATTAATTCCTGAGGAGTATGGTGGCTCTGGATTGGGTTTGGCTGAGGCTTCAGTCATCATGGAGGAGATTAATTTCTCCGGTGGCAACGCTGGCTCTTGCCATGGACAGATGTACAACATGGGCACCTTGCTACGCCATGGCTCTGACCTACAGAAGAAACTCTACCTCCCAAAAATCGCAACCGGTGAATTACGCCTTCAGAGTATGGCGGTGACCGAACCCAGCACAGGCACGGATACCACCAAACTCAAAACTACTGCCGTCAAAAAAGGTGATAAGTACATTGTGAATGGTCAGAAGGTTTGGATCTCCCGCATTCAGCACTCTGATTTGATGATTCTGCTAGCGCGCACTACGCCATTAGCAGAGGTCAAGAAAAAATCAGAGGGCATGTCGATCTTTATCGTCAACCTGAAAGATGCTATTGGCAATGGCATGGCAATTCAGCCGATTGCTAATATGGTCAATCATGAAACCAATGAAGTCTTCTTTGATAACTTAGAAATTCCAGCTGAGAATCTCATTGGCGAAGAAGGCAAAGGCTTTAAGTACATCTTAGATGGCCTCAATGCCGAGCGCGTCCTCATTGCAGCTGAGTGCATTGGTGATGCTTATTGGTTTGTAGATAAATCACGGCGTTATGCCAATGACCGTGTGGTATTTGATCGCCCTATTGGCAAGAACCAAGGCATTCAGTTCCCTATTGCCGACTCGTTTATTGAGACCGAGGCAGCTAACTTGATGCGCTTTAAAGCATGCGAACTGTTTGACAATAATCAAGCTTGCGGTGCAGAGTCGAATATGGCTAAGTACTTGGCTGCAAAAGCCTCTTGGGAAGCGGCCAATGTTTGTCTACAAACGCATGGTGGCTTTGGTTTTGCGAATGAATATGATGTTGAACGCAAGTTCCGCGAGACCCGTCTCTATCAAGTTGCGCCTATCTCTACGAACTTGATCTACTCTTATGTGGCAGAGCACATTTTGGGTCTGCCACGCTCCTTTTGA
- the cls gene encoding cardiolipin synthase, with protein MSILNYLLGSIFGFSLIWVPIVHAVIVILFGFRLISVRRPVGVAIAWFLIVVLFPLLGISLYILIGERPVGRKLTRKIIRMDKEYAAITAEMRKHYQADKLQLPIEGRALSLLAESKNGSPVIAGNKIELFTSSLEILQHFIDEINQAKKSLHLEFYIWALGGDADRVGEALIAAAKRGVACKVLLDSLGSKDWFKSSWPNRFRNAGIQVTEALPIQIGRFQFRRADLRLHRKIFVIDNTVVWTGSMNMVDPRSFKQDSGVGEWVDAMVRIEGPVASQFELTFSFDWSVDNPKITHFNAVAPTPTPIEGRVLAQEFSSGPVYRDDILYQVLLSAIMDARKELIITTPYFGPDDGLIQALMAAAGRGVKVTLIVPKLNDSALVAWSSHSFYADLMDAGVNIAEFHGGLLHTKSLLIDQQVAIFGSVNFDQRSLRLNFEISLIVYNNEFCAKLETLIESYLAQSDLVDPVSWAKRPRWRVLLENAAHLASPLL; from the coding sequence ATGAGCATATTAAATTATTTATTAGGATCTATTTTTGGATTCTCTTTAATTTGGGTCCCCATAGTTCATGCGGTCATTGTGATTCTGTTTGGATTTAGATTAATTTCCGTCAGAAGACCAGTCGGTGTTGCGATTGCATGGTTTTTGATTGTGGTCTTGTTTCCGCTTCTAGGTATCAGTCTCTACATCCTGATTGGTGAGCGCCCTGTAGGTCGTAAACTCACGAGAAAAATTATTCGGATGGATAAGGAATATGCGGCCATCACAGCAGAAATGCGCAAGCACTATCAAGCTGATAAGCTACAACTACCTATCGAAGGCAGGGCTCTTAGCTTATTAGCTGAATCCAAAAACGGATCCCCCGTGATTGCTGGTAACAAGATAGAGTTGTTTACCAGCTCACTTGAGATTTTGCAGCATTTCATTGACGAAATTAACCAGGCAAAAAAATCACTGCATTTGGAGTTTTATATTTGGGCCTTAGGTGGTGATGCTGATCGCGTTGGCGAGGCCTTAATTGCGGCGGCTAAACGGGGTGTAGCCTGTAAGGTGTTACTAGATTCATTGGGAAGTAAAGATTGGTTTAAATCCAGCTGGCCTAATCGCTTTAGAAATGCTGGCATTCAAGTCACTGAGGCATTGCCAATTCAAATTGGACGCTTTCAATTTCGTCGTGCGGATCTCCGGCTACATCGAAAAATATTTGTGATCGATAACACCGTGGTTTGGACTGGCAGTATGAATATGGTCGATCCACGCAGTTTTAAGCAAGACTCCGGTGTGGGGGAGTGGGTGGATGCCATGGTCAGAATTGAAGGCCCGGTTGCATCTCAGTTTGAGCTGACATTCTCTTTTGACTGGAGTGTCGACAATCCGAAGATTACCCACTTTAATGCTGTGGCTCCCACTCCCACTCCGATTGAGGGGCGAGTACTTGCCCAAGAGTTTTCTTCCGGTCCGGTATATCGCGATGACATCTTGTATCAGGTATTGCTCTCCGCCATCATGGATGCACGCAAAGAGCTCATCATCACCACGCCTTACTTTGGTCCAGATGATGGCTTGATTCAGGCGTTGATGGCAGCAGCTGGTCGTGGTGTGAAGGTCACTTTAATTGTTCCTAAATTGAACGATTCAGCCTTAGTCGCCTGGAGTAGCCATAGCTTTTATGCTGACCTGATGGATGCGGGTGTCAATATCGCTGAATTTCATGGTGGTTTATTGCATACCAAGAGTTTGCTAATTGATCAGCAAGTGGCAATTTTTGGATCAGTCAATTTTGATCAGCGCAGCTTGCGCCTCAATTTTGAGATCAGTTTAATTGTCTACAACAATGAGTTTTGTGCCAAGCTAGAGACCCTGATTGAATCCTACTTAGCGCAATCGGATTTAGTTGATCCGGTAAGTTGGGCTAAGCGACCACGTTGGCGCGTCTTGCTAGAGAACGCAGCACACTTAGCATCACCTCTACTTTAA
- a CDS encoding branched-chain amino acid ABC transporter permease, with protein sequence MKSFFQLVERHRVLASSLFLMVFPFIMPYEALAINILIFGLFAMGFNLLFGYMGLLSFGHAAFLGIGSYLTGIGIVHYSMPWGAAILVGVIGAAIGGLIMGFLAIRTRGIYFSMVTLALGQIVFYCFYKAEGLTGGENGLRGVRVDTFNILGFPVDFLNPLVKYYIILFFVVIAIWLISRILSSPLGAVMEAIRENEKRAAACGFDVARTKLLVFVLSAAICGLAGSLRALHLSIVPIDSLHYLQSGQAVMMSILGGMGTFFGPFIGAAVMLYLEDVVTTFTKHWMAVIGLIFMFFVLFFPKGIWGSILSKLNLNQDLK encoded by the coding sequence ATGAAATCATTTTTCCAACTCGTTGAACGCCATCGCGTGCTAGCAAGCAGCCTTTTCTTGATGGTTTTTCCTTTCATCATGCCGTACGAAGCGCTTGCTATCAATATCTTGATCTTTGGCTTATTCGCCATGGGATTCAATCTCTTGTTTGGCTACATGGGACTACTATCCTTCGGACATGCAGCCTTCCTTGGTATTGGTAGCTATCTCACTGGTATTGGCATCGTCCATTACTCCATGCCTTGGGGCGCAGCAATATTGGTAGGCGTCATTGGTGCGGCTATCGGCGGACTGATTATGGGCTTTCTAGCCATTCGCACCAGAGGCATTTACTTCTCCATGGTGACACTCGCATTGGGTCAAATTGTGTTTTATTGCTTTTACAAGGCTGAGGGTTTGACTGGTGGGGAGAATGGCTTAAGAGGGGTACGAGTTGACACCTTTAATATTCTCGGCTTCCCAGTTGATTTTTTAAACCCCTTGGTGAAGTACTACATCATTCTCTTTTTTGTAGTCATCGCAATTTGGCTCATATCCCGAATCTTGAGCTCACCTCTGGGCGCCGTGATGGAGGCGATTCGCGAGAATGAAAAACGTGCCGCAGCCTGTGGCTTTGATGTCGCCCGCACCAAACTATTGGTTTTTGTGTTGTCAGCTGCAATCTGCGGTTTAGCGGGTTCATTGCGCGCTCTACACCTTTCTATTGTTCCAATAGACTCACTCCACTACCTCCAATCTGGACAAGCGGTAATGATGAGCATCTTAGGTGGTATGGGCACTTTCTTTGGGCCATTCATTGGCGCAGCTGTCATGCTCTATTTAGAGGATGTGGTTACTACCTTTACCAAGCATTGGATGGCCGTTATCGGACTGATATTTATGTTCTTCGTTTTGTTCTTCCCTAAAGGAATTTGGGGAAGCATCTTGAGCAAGCTAAACCTCAATCAGGATTTGAAATAA
- a CDS encoding branched-chain amino acid ABC transporter permease, with protein MTGLTFELLCMQLLTGIALGSIYALLALGLCLIFGMLNVVNFAHGAFFMVGAFMGVYFLGVTGNFWFSLILTPLATGALGLLTERFLVRPLYGRGIDYPLLLTFGLSYVLIEAMRVTFGIEGLPSVTPDGLKGTLDVGIGFFPKYRLFLIAATVVIIFAVWFFIQKTRYGLIIKAGAADQEIVKVLGVDIAKVWLMVFGLGCAIAGLSGILASPTRSVNPEMGIPILAESFVVTVVGGMGSAVGAVVAGLLVGVVYSMTSLFFPDLAELSIFVLMAVVLLIRPQGLFGKAGAMG; from the coding sequence ATGACCGGCCTTACATTTGAACTTCTCTGCATGCAGCTACTCACAGGAATTGCCCTGGGTAGCATCTACGCCCTTCTAGCACTGGGTTTGTGCCTGATTTTTGGCATGCTCAATGTAGTGAACTTTGCACACGGTGCCTTCTTCATGGTTGGCGCATTTATGGGCGTCTATTTTTTAGGCGTAACGGGAAACTTTTGGTTCAGCTTAATTCTCACGCCGCTTGCCACTGGAGCCCTCGGATTATTAACCGAGCGATTCTTAGTGCGCCCCCTATACGGTCGAGGTATTGACTACCCGCTACTCCTCACCTTTGGATTGTCTTATGTCCTGATTGAGGCAATGCGCGTTACTTTTGGCATAGAAGGTTTGCCTTCCGTTACGCCTGATGGATTGAAGGGTACTTTAGATGTTGGCATTGGCTTCTTTCCAAAATATCGCCTGTTCCTGATTGCGGCTACCGTTGTCATTATTTTTGCAGTCTGGTTTTTCATTCAAAAGACTCGCTACGGCCTCATCATCAAAGCAGGCGCCGCTGACCAAGAGATCGTCAAGGTACTTGGCGTAGACATTGCTAAGGTGTGGTTAATGGTATTTGGACTAGGCTGTGCGATCGCCGGCCTCTCTGGAATATTGGCCTCACCTACTCGCTCGGTGAATCCAGAAATGGGCATTCCGATCTTGGCAGAGTCCTTTGTTGTGACGGTTGTAGGCGGCATGGGCTCAGCAGTCGGCGCAGTTGTCGCAGGCCTCTTGGTTGGCGTGGTTTACAGCATGACCTCCCTATTCTTTCCAGACCTTGCAGAGCTTTCGATTTTTGTGCTGATGGCAGTAGTACTCTTAATTCGCCCGCAAGGTTTATTTGGCAAAGCGGGGGCGATGGGTTAA
- a CDS encoding ABC transporter substrate-binding protein, whose product MKQKVTNQTRRKMLIGGAAAASTPLWMNVASAQAEPIKIGFPTPLTGPFSAEAQDQVKAAELAIKEFNDAGGFNGRKAELLVRDDKLNPGEAATRTLELIEKDKVNFVVGSLSAATQLSINAVCKERKVLFNSISQSDAINEAKDWSVYTFHEALNPTMTAGAVARYAIPRFGKKIVFLTADYAYGHEMVRAFERAGKEMGATTLADIRHPLGASDYSAFLPRIKALNPDILVLCNFGRDLVNAAKQCTDFGLKSSMKIVTPVLLYTARLAGGPEAFEGIVGGTSYYWGLEDRIPTAKTFNDAFRKMYNGSVPSDYGALGYAGVKTVLAAVKNAKSTDTNKVITALENLKYDFYKGPEYYRKCDHQAVQTVIIVESKSKNMKDKYDVFNILTIEPTTEKNMRSCAELGHKA is encoded by the coding sequence ATGAAACAAAAAGTAACGAATCAAACAAGAAGAAAAATGTTGATCGGCGGAGCTGCTGCTGCCAGCACTCCACTGTGGATGAATGTAGCCAGCGCCCAGGCTGAACCAATTAAGATTGGTTTTCCAACGCCACTAACTGGGCCATTTTCTGCAGAGGCACAAGATCAAGTTAAAGCGGCTGAATTAGCCATTAAAGAATTTAATGACGCCGGTGGCTTTAATGGACGCAAAGCCGAACTTTTAGTTCGTGACGACAAACTCAACCCAGGTGAAGCTGCAACGCGCACTCTCGAGTTAATTGAAAAAGATAAAGTGAATTTTGTTGTGGGTTCACTATCGGCCGCAACTCAACTCTCTATCAATGCTGTTTGTAAAGAGCGTAAAGTTCTCTTCAATTCAATTAGCCAATCTGATGCGATTAACGAAGCAAAAGACTGGAGTGTTTACACATTCCACGAGGCACTCAATCCAACGATGACAGCAGGTGCAGTGGCGCGCTATGCCATTCCCCGTTTCGGCAAGAAGATCGTATTCCTGACCGCCGACTATGCTTATGGCCATGAGATGGTGCGCGCTTTTGAGCGTGCAGGAAAGGAAATGGGTGCCACTACATTGGCCGATATTCGTCATCCCTTGGGCGCATCTGATTACTCTGCATTCTTGCCGCGCATTAAAGCCTTAAATCCCGACATCTTGGTACTTTGCAACTTTGGTCGTGACCTCGTGAATGCAGCTAAACAATGTACTGACTTTGGTCTAAAGTCCAGCATGAAAATTGTGACGCCAGTCCTGCTCTACACTGCGCGTCTTGCTGGTGGACCAGAAGCATTTGAGGGTATCGTCGGCGGCACTTCTTATTACTGGGGACTTGAGGATCGCATCCCTACAGCCAAGACCTTTAATGACGCATTCCGTAAGATGTACAACGGTTCAGTACCGTCAGACTACGGCGCACTAGGTTACGCCGGGGTAAAAACAGTTCTCGCTGCTGTGAAGAATGCTAAATCCACCGATACAAATAAGGTAATTACAGCACTAGAGAATCTCAAGTACGACTTTTATAAAGGTCCTGAGTACTATCGCAAGTGTGACCACCAAGCAGTGCAAACGGTCATCATTGTGGAATCCAAATCCAAGAATATGAAGGATAAGTATGACGTCTTTAATATTCTGACGATTGAACCGACTACCGAGAAGAATATGCGTAGTTGCGCGGAGTTAGGCCACAAGGCTTAA
- a CDS encoding ABC transporter ATP-binding protein has translation MSSSNQTPILEARNVSKSFGKFKALQNVSTTFMPGSLTAIIGPNGAGKSTFFNVLSGAFPPSSGQILFNGKDITGMQQYEFARIGISKSFQITNVFKQLTVHENVRVAAQMETARYNFLRNAQSYPEPIELADQLLRRVNLEHLRNKKTGDLAHGQQRALEIAMALACNPSLLLLDEPTAGMSPEETLVMMDLIRTLANERTVILVEHKMKLIMGLCKRIIVLHHGEFLAEGTPEEIQNNAEVRRVYLGQG, from the coding sequence ATGAGTAGCTCAAATCAAACCCCCATTCTAGAAGCTCGTAATGTCAGTAAGAGCTTTGGGAAATTTAAAGCCTTACAGAATGTCTCAACCACATTTATGCCCGGCTCCCTTACAGCAATCATTGGACCTAATGGCGCAGGCAAAAGTACCTTCTTTAATGTTCTTAGTGGCGCATTTCCACCGTCTAGCGGCCAAATCTTATTTAATGGCAAAGATATTACCGGCATGCAGCAATATGAGTTTGCCCGTATCGGCATCTCTAAGAGCTTTCAGATTACCAATGTATTTAAGCAACTCACCGTTCATGAAAATGTGCGCGTTGCCGCCCAAATGGAAACGGCGCGTTATAACTTTTTACGTAATGCACAAAGTTATCCAGAGCCCATTGAGCTTGCAGACCAGTTGTTACGTCGCGTTAACTTAGAGCATCTCAGAAATAAAAAGACGGGGGACTTAGCCCACGGTCAACAACGCGCTTTAGAAATTGCGATGGCGCTCGCATGCAACCCTAGCCTTCTTTTACTGGATGAGCCAACCGCAGGCATGTCTCCTGAGGAAACGCTCGTCATGATGGATCTCATTCGCACGCTTGCAAATGAAAGAACGGTGATTTTGGTTGAGCATAAGATGAAACTCATCATGGGTTTATGCAAACGCATCATTGTTTTACATCATGGTGAGTTTTTAGCTGAAGGCACTCCAGAAGAAATTCAGAATAATGCAGAGGTACGACGTGTGTACCTAGGTCAAGGTTAA
- a CDS encoding ABC transporter ATP-binding protein — protein sequence MLRVENLNAWYDRSHVLQGVSLEVNSGEIVTLMGRNGAGKTTTLRSLMGLLSKREGKASIDGTSFLDLAAHERYHLGLAYVPEDRRIVPGLTVKENLELGVIAKKSRGDMNALVDEIAETFPRLKERLHQDGTSMSGGEQQMLAIARAMIAKPKVILLDEPSEGIMPVLVEEMFELFAKLKQQGLTILLVEQNVQQALKISDRAYILDQGEIVFHDTAQNLLNNDEIQQKYCAV from the coding sequence ATGTTGCGTGTAGAAAATTTAAATGCCTGGTACGACCGCAGCCACGTTCTGCAAGGCGTCTCCTTAGAAGTCAATAGCGGTGAAATCGTTACCTTAATGGGCCGTAATGGTGCTGGCAAGACTACTACCCTGCGCTCCTTAATGGGTCTGCTGTCAAAGAGGGAAGGTAAAGCTTCTATTGATGGCACCTCTTTTTTAGATCTCGCGGCGCATGAGCGCTACCACTTAGGCTTAGCTTATGTCCCCGAAGATAGGCGGATTGTTCCAGGATTAACCGTCAAAGAAAACTTAGAGCTGGGTGTGATTGCCAAGAAAAGTCGTGGCGATATGAATGCCCTGGTTGATGAAATCGCAGAAACCTTTCCTCGCCTGAAGGAGCGATTGCATCAGGATGGTACTTCGATGTCTGGTGGAGAACAGCAGATGCTAGCGATTGCTCGCGCCATGATTGCCAAGCCAAAAGTAATCTTGTTGGATGAACCATCAGAAGGGATCATGCCAGTCTTGGTTGAAGAAATGTTTGAACTATTTGCCAAACTAAAGCAGCAGGGTTTAACTATTCTGCTTGTGGAGCAAAATGTTCAGCAAGCACTTAAGATTTCCGATAGAGCTTATATTTTGGATCAAGGTGAAATTGTTTTCCACGACACCGCTCAAAATCTGTTGAATAACGACGAGATTCAGCAAAAATACTGCGCTGTTTAA
- a CDS encoding FAD binding domain-containing protein, with amino-acid sequence MAKILVIGGSLGGLFAANILLRQGHDVTLLEKAIGSLDGRGAGIVTHDALADALSEAGIQVDDSLGVAVSKRVTLGVDGENLGEMPLPQILTSWSRLYHLLKENFPSERYLQGKNVKVVTQDSNSVQVSCEDGSTYQAELLIASDGIRSTVRSQVAPNIQPEYAGYIAWRGVCDESNLSNYTLDTLFNYFGFCLPNGEQMLGYPVAGPGNDTRPGKRRYNFVWYRPASEDDELVKLLTDADGHYYPTGIPPLKVSWKHIAEMRTIARDILAPQYAEILEKTPSPFLQTIYDVRSEQIVFGRIALMGDAAFVGRPHVGMGVTKAGDEAMVIARHIAALGATPAALEAYSKERLEFGQQVVARAQYLGRYMQAQGSKGSRNNDSLRRNADTVMAETAIDISTLLAAGKAVPESHE; translated from the coding sequence ATGGCCAAAATACTTGTCATTGGCGGATCACTTGGGGGCTTATTTGCCGCCAATATACTGCTGCGCCAAGGGCATGACGTCACTTTATTAGAAAAAGCAATTGGCTCCCTGGATGGTCGAGGCGCCGGAATCGTGACCCATGACGCTCTTGCGGATGCTTTAAGTGAAGCTGGTATTCAAGTTGATGATAGCCTAGGGGTTGCTGTATCGAAGCGAGTTACTTTGGGGGTTGATGGCGAGAACCTCGGTGAAATGCCACTCCCACAAATCCTGACCTCCTGGAGCCGCTTATATCACCTATTAAAAGAGAATTTTCCAAGCGAGCGTTACCTACAAGGCAAGAATGTCAAAGTGGTGACACAGGACTCTAATAGCGTTCAGGTAAGTTGTGAAGATGGCAGCACTTATCAGGCAGAGCTTCTGATTGCATCAGATGGTATACGCTCCACAGTCAGATCCCAAGTAGCACCAAACATCCAACCTGAATACGCAGGATATATTGCGTGGCGTGGCGTTTGTGATGAAAGTAATTTATCAAATTACACCTTAGATACTCTATTTAATTATTTTGGATTCTGCTTACCTAATGGCGAACAGATGCTTGGCTATCCAGTTGCAGGGCCCGGCAATGACACCAGACCAGGCAAGCGTCGCTATAACTTTGTTTGGTATCGCCCGGCATCCGAGGATGATGAGCTAGTCAAGTTGCTGACTGATGCGGATGGTCACTATTATCCAACTGGCATCCCACCGCTAAAAGTCTCATGGAAGCATATTGCCGAAATGCGCACAATTGCGCGCGATATTCTGGCGCCACAATATGCCGAAATTTTAGAAAAAACACCCTCACCTTTTTTGCAAACGATTTATGACGTCCGTTCGGAGCAAATCGTCTTTGGAAGAATTGCCTTAATGGGGGATGCCGCTTTTGTTGGTAGACCTCATGTGGGCATGGGAGTTACCAAAGCAGGTGATGAGGCTATGGTAATCGCACGTCACATTGCAGCCTTAGGGGCAACTCCTGCAGCACTTGAAGCGTACAGCAAGGAGCGTCTTGAATTTGGACAACAGGTTGTTGCAAGAGCGCAATACTTAGGGCGCTACATGCAAGCACAAGGTAGCAAAGGCAGCAGAAATAACGATAGCCTGCGTAGAAATGCAGATACCGTCATGGCAGAAACGGCCATCGATATCAGTACTTTGTTGGCGGCTGGAAAAGCAGTGCCAGAGTCACATGAATGA
- a CDS encoding YqaA family protein yields MEQMLSQFFDFFGMPSIGLPAVFISAFISATLLPVGSEPILFGYVSVNPHLYWIAIMVATIGNTLGGMLDWWLGLISRNSFESLKGPSNGRMQRWLEERGPKMLLLSWLPGFGDPLCLAAGWLRLAWGPCLIYMFIGKLLRYLTMTWLLTLVPTSVWHQLGHWLGLI; encoded by the coding sequence ATGGAGCAAATGCTCAGTCAATTCTTTGACTTCTTTGGGATGCCATCGATTGGTTTGCCAGCGGTATTTATCAGCGCTTTTATCTCCGCAACTTTACTGCCTGTCGGCTCTGAGCCCATACTGTTTGGCTACGTCTCAGTTAATCCCCATTTATATTGGATCGCCATTATGGTTGCCACGATCGGCAATACATTGGGGGGTATGCTTGACTGGTGGCTCGGACTAATAAGCCGTAATAGCTTTGAGTCCCTCAAAGGACCCAGTAATGGCAGAATGCAGCGCTGGCTCGAAGAGCGGGGGCCAAAGATGCTCTTGTTATCCTGGTTGCCTGGCTTTGGCGACCCCTTGTGTTTGGCGGCAGGGTGGCTCAGGCTGGCTTGGGGCCCATGCTTAATCTATATGTTTATTGGTAAGTTACTACGCTATCTCACGATGACCTGGTTGTTAACTTTGGTGCCCACCAGCGTTTGGCACCAATTAGGACATTGGCTAGGTCTAATTTAA